TATCACCCATGGAGTTGTTTCGTGTGTTTACTACAGTCCAAAGACCAGATATGTGGTCGATATGACCATGCGTTAGAAAAACATGCCTGATCGCATAAATCCTGTTTGACATTGTTAAAGAGACACCTTCGCCTGCGTCGAAGAGAATTCTTTCAGGCGCATAATAAATCCAAGTCGAATACAAGGCTTTAGAGTATATCTGAAGTATCAGCTCACTCACCCTTTCTCTTCGCCTACAACTTCCAGTTTTATCACACCTTTGACACCTCCAGGCAGGTGCATTTGAATATCATAAAGTCCTACTTCTTTTAGAGGTTTTTCAAGATGAATCCACTTTTTATCTATCTCGAGATTTGTTTCTCTTGAGAGAACTTCTGCCAGGTTAACAGATGTCAAAGCTCCAAAGAGTTTTCCACCGCCCCCAACTTTGACATGTACTTTGTGGATTTGGCGCTGTAGAATTTTGAGCATTTCCTCACTCTTTTTCCTGGTAAGGTCTTCTTTATGAACTTTTAGGTTTTTTTCATTTTGGATTCTTTTCACTTCACCTTCTGTTGCAGGTTTTGCCAATCCACGGGGTATGAGGTAATTTCTCGCATATCCATCCTTTACTTCTTTGAATTCGCCACTCTTACCTATACCCGGTATATCCTTGAGTAAGACAACTTTCATTTCATGCTCCTCCTTTCATTTTCATTATATCCTAACATTATTTAGGAAACTGATCTAACAGGAAAATGCAATGTTCTATATAATTAATTTATATGCAATTTGAATTTTTGGAGGTATTGTTTTTTATGTTATTTCTTTTTGAACAATTATTGTTGATTGTCTCTTGGATTATTGGCTGGATGATTTTTGCAAAACCAAAGTTTTTGAAACGGCAAGAACCATTGATTTTCCCAAGTGTCTCTGTGATTATACCAGCGAGGAATGAAGAAACCAATATCGCCAAGATAATCAGATTATTAAAAGAACAAACCTATAAAAATTTTCAGATTATCGTAGTCAATGATAATTCAACAGACAAGACAAGGGATGTCGTACTCTCTTTTAAAGGAGTAGAATTGATTGATCTGAGTGAAGAACCTCCCAAAGGTTGGGTAGGGAAGTCTTGGGCTTGTTGGAATGGTTTTTTGAAGGCAGATGGAGAAATACTGATCTTTATGGATGCCGATGTTGAACCTTCGCCAGAAGCCATTGAATCACTTGTTGCAATATACAGCAAAAACAAAGGATTCGTCTCTGTTTGGCCCTATCAGAGATTTGAGAAATTGTACGAACACTTAACTTTGCCATTCAACATGGTTGTCGTAGGCTCTACGGGATCTTTTTCTATCTTTAGCGGTAAACCGAAGGGATCCTATGGGCCTGTGATTGTGGTAGGTAGGCAGGACTACGCAAGACTTGGAGGTCATTCTGCAACCAAGAGTCAAGTCCTCGAAGATGTCAAACTTGGCAATATCTTTGCCGACAATGGATATTGTTTAGAGAATTATCTTGGAGGAGAACTCATAAAATTCAGAATGTATCCAATCGGGATTGGACAGATGTTTGAAGGATTTACCAAGAACATGTCCTTAGGAGCTGCCTCTGTTGGTGTGAATTTCTTTTTGATTTTTCTTTGGATGATAGGACTTTATTCAGCGGCGTTTGGTATTCTCTAACTTTCTAAGATCTTTTATTATATGCTCTTTGTACTTCAAATTTATCTTGTATCTCGCAAAACGGGTGATTACAATATTCTGGATGCCCTGTTTTATCCTCTTCATTACTGTTTTTTTCTTTTGATCTTTTTTATTTCATTGATCAAAGTTATTTTTTTCAAAAGAGTAGTTTGGAAGGGGAGAAAGATAGGTGTTTGATCTTATTGTGATCATATTGCAATTTATATCAGGATCGATCATGTTTTCATATATTCTTGCCAGATCTCTTGGTGTTGACCTTTCCAAGATCCGAGATGGTAACCCCGGCTCGACAAATTTGTGGAGAGCCAAGGGTATAAAGTGGGGTATTATTGCTCTTTTACTCGATTATTTCAAGGGTACTTTCCCTTTGTTTTTGTTTTTAAACTTGAAGTTGATCAATAACAAATATACCATCTGCATCGCTGCTTTAGCTGGTATAGCCGGTCATGCTTTCTCACCTATGCTTAAATTCAAGGGAGGTAAAGCAGTTGCAACAACCTTTGGTGCTTGGTCTGTATTGACAACTTGGCAAGGACCTATTATCTTAGGTGGCGTTTTTACGCTGTTCAGCATTTTCAAGAGAAAAACGACTGTCGAAGACGATGCAATTAGGGTATTAATTGGTTTTTTAGCGTTGATCCCATTTGTTATGTACATGAGTTTCTCAGCACGTTACGATTTATTGATTTTTTATATTGGAAATCTTGCTATCATAAGTTATAAGCATTGGACAAACTGGAGGAATTTTTTTCAGAGAAATATCACAAGATGTAAATTTTTGTGAATATACTAAGAATTGGGAGGAATTAGATGGAATACGATCTATATTTGAGAATCAACAGTGAGGATGTTCACAAGCTCGGTTATATTCTTGAGGTTGAAGACAATATGGTGAATATGAGAAAGTATGAGAACGGGCTTTTGAGGATATTAGTTCCTGCAGATCTGCTGGAAGATTTGTTGAACTTTCTAAATTCAGTGAAAGAACACATTGAATTTGAAATAGTGGAATGTAAAGAGAACGATGGGCATATTTAAAAAAATCCTGCCAAGAGAATTTCTTGAAGATTTGACCAATCTCGATGTGGAAAGATTTCTCAAAAATGGTGTAGATTATTTCGTATTCGATTTTGACAACACGCTTGGTCTGTGGAAAAGTTGTACCGTCGAGAAGAGGTTCGAGCCGATCTTAGCCAAGATATTGGGGGCTAACGGTAAAGTTTTGATAGTTTCTAACGGTAGGCCAAGACAGATCCCATTCAACGGAGTGAGGATAATTTGGCGAGCAAGAAAGCCATTTACTTGGAAAATAAAGAGAATACTCGATTCAGACGGCATAGATCCCAGAAGGGTTGTCATGATTGGAGATCAAATCTTTACAGATGTTCTTGCTGGTAATTTACTTGGAATGTACACCATTAAAGTAAAACCTTTGAGTAATAGGGAGTTCATCGGTACCAAGGTTCTTAGATTTTTTGAGAAAATCGTTTTACGTCTTGCAGGAAAAGGTGGAAGGTTATGAAATGTGAAGGTTGTGGCGCACAGATTCAGCATGAAAGTGAAAAGAAACCTGGTTATATACCACTGGATGTTTTTACAAAAAGGATATCGGAAGGAAAACAGGTGCTTTGTCAGAGGTGTTTTAGAGCAAGACATTACGGAAAATTAGAGCCTGTTAGAATCTCCAAAGATTTTTTACATGAATTATCCAGAATTGTCGATGATTTTGAAAGGATAATCTGGGTCCTTGATATAACAGACTTCGAGGGAAGTTATGATCCTTTTTTGATTGATATTTTGAGAAATAAAGAAAAGATAATTGTAGTAAACAAGATAGACCTTTTACCAAGAGCGGTGTCTATTCAAGAAATAAAAGATTGGGTCCTTAAGAGACTTGAAATCGAAAGGATAGAAGAAATTTTTCTTACAAGCACTCTTAGAACATATGGCATAAGAAAACTCGCGAGCCAGTTGGGTAATTTTCGAAAAGTTCTTTTCGTTGGTGTGACAAATGTTGGCAAATCTTCGCTTGTTCGAGCTTTAACTGGAGCCGATCTGAGTATCACTCCATTCCCTGGTACCACCCTTGGTTTAATCAAAGCCAGAATGCAAGGCACAACAATATTTGATACACCAGGTTTAGTTACAGAGCATCGCATAATCGATCTTTTACCGGCGGAATGTCAAAAGAGAATCGTTGCACAGAAACACCTTAGCAGGATGACCTTTAAACCCGAGAACAACAAAACATTCTTTATAGGTGGGATGTGCCGTTTTGACATTCAATTTGCAACAGAATTTCTACCGATCTTTCAAGTTTTTGCAGGACAGGGTGTCAAGTTCCACTTGACTGATTCTAAGAAGGCTGATGAACTTTGGGAAAGACAATACGGCAAACTTTTAGTCCCACCTTGTACTCCAAAACAACCGTCTTTTCAATCTTTAAACTGGCGAGAAGAAGAATTTGATCTTGATGTTGGCGAAGAACTCGCGATCGCGGGGCTTGGATGGTTGAGCATCAGAAGAGGTCCACTCAGGATCAAAGTGAAAATACCAGAAAAGATCACAGTGAAAAAGAGGATAGCGCTTGTTAATCCATACAGAGGAGGTATGAGTGATGAATAAAAAAGAACCAGGTATTGTTGTTGGAGTGAGTAACAGACATGTACATCTCTCCCGAGAGGATTTGGATGTCCTTTTTGGAAGAGGTTATGAACTCAAGCCCATCAAAGATCTTGGACAACCTGGACAATATGCAGCAGATGAGAAGGTAATCATCGTAGGTCCAAAAGGTGCAATTGAGCAAGTAAGAGTCCTTGGACCAGTTAGGAATCAGACTCAGATTGAGATTTCAAAAACGGATGCCTTCAAACTCGGTGTGAATCCACCTGTGAGAGATTCTGGAGATATAGAAGGTACACCAGGTATAGTCATTGTTGGTCCCAAGGGTACAGTTGTGAAAGACAAAGGAGTTATCTTGGCAAAAAGGCATATCCACATGCTCCCAAAAGATGCTCGGCATTATGGTGTTAAAGATAAAGATATTGTAAAGGTTGTCTGTGAAAAAGAAGGACGTAGACTTGTATTCGACGATGTTCTGATAAGGGTTAGTGAAAAATTTGCTTTGGAATTCCATGTCGATACAGATGAAGCAAATGCAGCTTTGTTGAATAATGGTGATCTTGTGTGGATAATTTCGTGAAGGTGATTTACCAAGAAAAGGTATATGAATTTGAAAAATCCATATCAGTGAGAGAAGTTTTGAAAAAACTTAACTTAAATTCTGAAGAACATGTGGTTATAGTCGATGGACAGATATACACAGAAGACAGGGTTATTAGGAAAGGTTCACAAGTTGTGATACGCAAAGTGACTTCTGCTGGATAGCGGGTGATATCGTGATAAGCCATGAGGTACTTTCACACAAAAAAGAATTGGTAGAACTGAGAAGAGATTTTCACATGTACCCAGAGGTTGGTTTTGAATTACACAGAACTGCACAGAAGGTACAAGAATACCTTGAAAACCTTGGGTTAGAAGTTAAAAGAATGGCGAAAACGGGAGTTGTGGGAATTTTAAGGGGATCAAAAGCAGGTAAGACTATTATGCTTCGTGCCGATATGGATGCTCTGAATCTGCAGGAGCTCAATGACGTACCGTACAGATCGAAAGCAGATGGAGTTATGCATGCCTGTGGGCATGATGGTCATACCGCCATGCTACTTTTGGCGGCTAAGGTT
The DNA window shown above is from Thermotoga profunda AZM34c06 and carries:
- a CDS encoding YqeG family HAD IIIA-type phosphatase, translated to MGIFKKILPREFLEDLTNLDVERFLKNGVDYFVFDFDNTLGLWKSCTVEKRFEPILAKILGANGKVLIVSNGRPRQIPFNGVRIIWRARKPFTWKIKRILDSDGIDPRRVVMIGDQIFTDVLAGNLLGMYTIKVKPLSNREFIGTKVLRFFEKIVLRLAGKGGRL
- a CDS encoding glycerol-3-phosphate acyltransferase, encoding MFDLIVIILQFISGSIMFSYILARSLGVDLSKIRDGNPGSTNLWRAKGIKWGIIALLLDYFKGTFPLFLFLNLKLINNKYTICIAALAGIAGHAFSPMLKFKGGKAVATTFGAWSVLTTWQGPIILGGVFTLFSIFKRKTTVEDDAIRVLIGFLALIPFVMYMSFSARYDLLIFYIGNLAIISYKHWTNWRNFFQRNITRCKFL
- a CDS encoding DUF4911 domain-containing protein, whose amino-acid sequence is MEYDLYLRINSEDVHKLGYILEVEDNMVNMRKYENGLLRILVPADLLEDLLNFLNSVKEHIEFEIVECKENDGHI
- the yqeH gene encoding ribosome biogenesis GTPase YqeH gives rise to the protein MKCEGCGAQIQHESEKKPGYIPLDVFTKRISEGKQVLCQRCFRARHYGKLEPVRISKDFLHELSRIVDDFERIIWVLDITDFEGSYDPFLIDILRNKEKIIVVNKIDLLPRAVSIQEIKDWVLKRLEIERIEEIFLTSTLRTYGIRKLASQLGNFRKVLFVGVTNVGKSSLVRALTGADLSITPFPGTTLGLIKARMQGTTIFDTPGLVTEHRIIDLLPAECQKRIVAQKHLSRMTFKPENNKTFFIGGMCRFDIQFATEFLPIFQVFAGQGVKFHLTDSKKADELWERQYGKLLVPPCTPKQPSFQSLNWREEEFDLDVGEELAIAGLGWLSIRRGPLRIKVKIPEKITVKKRIALVNPYRGGMSDE
- the rplI gene encoding 50S ribosomal protein L9 — translated: MKVVLLKDIPGIGKSGEFKEVKDGYARNYLIPRGLAKPATEGEVKRIQNEKNLKVHKEDLTRKKSEEMLKILQRQIHKVHVKVGGGGKLFGALTSVNLAEVLSRETNLEIDKKWIHLEKPLKEVGLYDIQMHLPGGVKGVIKLEVVGEEKG
- a CDS encoding phosphate propanoyltransferase, with the protein product MNKKEPGIVVGVSNRHVHLSREDLDVLFGRGYELKPIKDLGQPGQYAADEKVIIVGPKGAIEQVRVLGPVRNQTQIEISKTDAFKLGVNPPVRDSGDIEGTPGIVIVGPKGTVVKDKGVILAKRHIHMLPKDARHYGVKDKDIVKVVCEKEGRRLVFDDVLIRVSEKFALEFHVDTDEANAALLNNGDLVWIIS
- a CDS encoding glycosyltransferase, yielding MLFLFEQLLLIVSWIIGWMIFAKPKFLKRQEPLIFPSVSVIIPARNEETNIAKIIRLLKEQTYKNFQIIVVNDNSTDKTRDVVLSFKGVELIDLSEEPPKGWVGKSWACWNGFLKADGEILIFMDADVEPSPEAIESLVAIYSKNKGFVSVWPYQRFEKLYEHLTLPFNMVVVGSTGSFSIFSGKPKGSYGPVIVVGRQDYARLGGHSATKSQVLEDVKLGNIFADNGYCLENYLGGELIKFRMYPIGIGQMFEGFTKNMSLGAASVGVNFFLIFLWMIGLYSAAFGIL
- a CDS encoding ubiquitin family protein; this translates as MKVIYQEKVYEFEKSISVREVLKKLNLNSEEHVVIVDGQIYTEDRVIRKGSQVVIRKVTSAG